A region from the Aegilops tauschii subsp. strangulata cultivar AL8/78 chromosome 5, Aet v6.0, whole genome shotgun sequence genome encodes:
- the LOC109753802 gene encoding ent-kaurenoic acid oxidase 1, whose product MCRLRTSQACNARGTSKSMAIAVGVGVGEWAWWLALTLGAVPLLCLAVWHSADAWYHAAFFLRHGGRRRLPPGHMGLPFLGETLSFVWHFKLARRPDDFIAAKRRAHGSGAGIYRTHLFGSPAVIACSPAANKFVFQSADNFGIRWPVPELIGHKSMVNVEGASHARLRGIILTAINRPSSLRTIAAVVQPRVVAALAAWADMGTIVASTEIKKVTFANIFKMFISMEPSPLTEQIDQWFGSLMAGLRAFPLDFPGTTFHHARKCRRKLNAVFRHELEARKKVDKKCDDLMSGLMCTEDEQGKRLSDEEVVDNMVNLVVAGYESTASAIMWATYHLAKSPAALAKLREENVAVSESKGGSLMITHDDLPRMKYTAKVVEETIRMANVAPMVHRVANRDVEYGGYTIPAGWPVLVWVRSLHTDPVYYQDPLTFNPDRWDKPVKPGTYQAFGGGYRICAGNMLAKLQITIMLHHLSIGYEWELLNPDAKINYLPHPRPLDGAAMTFRKLRA is encoded by the exons ATGTGCAGGCTACGCACCAGCCAGGCATGCAATGCGCGAG GTACTAGCAAATCAATGGCGATAGCAGTGGGagtaggtgtgggtgagtggGCATGGTGGCTGGCCCTCACCCTCGGCGCCGTCCCGCTGCTCTGCCTCGCCGTCTGGCACTCCGCCGACGCGTGGTACCATGCCGCCTTCTTCCTCAGGCACGGTGGCCGGCGCCGCCTCCCGCCGGGCCACATGGGCCTGCCCTTCCTCGGCGAGACGCTCTCCTTCGTCTGGCACTTCAAGCTCGCGCGCCGCCCGGACGACTTCATCGCCGCCAAGAGGCGCGCGCACGGCTCCGGGGCCGGCATCTACCGGACGCACCTCTTCGGCTCCCCCGCCGTCATCGCGTGCTCTCCGGCGGCCAACAAGTTCGTGTTCCAGTCCGCCGATAACTTCGGCATACGGTGGCCGGTGCCGGAGCTCATCGGCCACAAGTCCATGGTCAACGTCGAGGGCGCCAGCCACGCCAGGCTTCGTGGGATCATCCTCACCGCCATCAACCGCCCCAGCTCGCTCCGGACCATCGCCGCCGTCGTGCAGCCGCGTGTTGTGGCGGCGCTGGCCGCGTGGGCAGACATGGGGACAATCGTTGCCTCCACCGAGATCAAGAAA GTGACGTTCGCGAACATATTCAAAATGTTCATAAGCATGGAGCCGTCGCCATTGACGGAGCAGATCGACCAGTGGTTCGGCAGCCTGATGGCTGGCCTCAGGGCATTCCCCTTGGATTTTCCAGGGACAACATTTCACCACGCTCGCAAG TGCCGTCGGAAGCTGAACGCGGTCTTCCGACATGAGCTGGAGGCAAGGAAGAAGGTGGACAAGAAGTGTGATGATCTCATGAGCGGGCTGATGTGCACCGAGGACGAGCAGGGGAAGAGGCTGAGCGATGAGGAGGTAGTGGACAACATGGTCAACCTCGTCGTAGCTGGCTACGAATCCACGGCCAGCGCCATCATGTGGGCTACCTACCACCTGGCCAAAtcccccgccgccctcgccaaGCTCCGAGAGGAGAACGTGGCAGTGAGCGAAAGCAAAGGTGGTTCATTGATGATCACCCATGATGACCTCCCGAGGATGAAGTACACGGCGAAGGTGGTGGAGGAGACGATCCGAATGGCCAACGTCGCCCCCATGGTGCACCGCGTGGCGAACCGGGACGTGGAGTATGGTGGGTACACGATCCCGGCGGGGTGGCCGGTGCTCGTGTGGGTGAGGTCGCTGCACACCGATCCAGTCTACTACCAGGACCCCCTCACCTTCAACCCCGACAGATGGGAT AAACCAGTGAAGCCAGGGACGTACCAGGCATTTGGTGGCGGATATAGGATTTGCGCTGGCAACATGCTCGCGAAGTTGCAGATCACCATCATGCTCCATCACCTCTCCATTGGTTATGA ATGGGAGCTATTGAATCCTGATGCGAAGATCAATTACCTTCCGCACCCAAGGCCACTGGACGGCGCAGCCATGACCTTCCGTAAGCTTAGAGCTTGA